The Pontibacter sp. SGAir0037 DNA segment CAGAAAATGGCCAGCTGGCATATTTCAAAAACGACCATTTACAATGGCTTTCCGATCCTAAATGGCCAGATGATCTTACGCTTTATACACTTCAGGCTATTAATACCAAAACGATATTAGCCTGTACTAATAAAGGGGTTTGGAGAATAGGAGGCTCTTTCTCTAAAATCTATGGTAAAAGCACAGGCCTTCCGACAGATGACATATACTATTGTTTATCAGACACTGCCGGCAATCTCTGGTTTGCCACCGCTGATGGAGTAGCTATAAAATCCCGGCATAACCTCATCCGGCCCCAGGTAAACGAATCAACTCCTTTGGGGAAAGCTTATTTTGTTCACATAGACAGAGACAACCAAATCTGGATTGGAGCCGAGAACGGCGTATTTTATTTTGTTGATGGTAAACTGGAGCCTCACCCGGCACTCGCTGGCTTCGACTTTAGAGAAGTAACCGCCATAACAGAAGCAAAAGACGGCACTTTGTTTTTTGGAGGCTTCAACTACGGCCTTATTGCCTTCAACAACAACTGGCATTCTCCAAGGCTGATCACCAAAAAAGATGGGTTACCAAATGAAGGTATTACGGGTTTATATGTAGACCGATCGGATAATTTGTGGATAGGCACCAGCCGTTCTGTTGCCAAAATGCCTCTTAACCTCCTTAGTCCGAAGGATCAGCTTACCATTTATACCTACAACTCTAAAGATGGATTTACAGGTCTTGAAGTTGGCCATAATGCTATTATGCAGACAGCAGATGGGAATTTATGGTTTGGCACTTCCAAAGGGCTAACTCAGTTTATGCCCGATAAAGAAAGGCATAACAAGGTACAGCCGTTCTGCCAATTAAATTCCATAAAGCTGTTTATGCAGGACACTGACTGGCCAAAAATGGGATATAAAACAGATTCCACAACGGGCCTGCCTGTAAATTTACGACTGGCTCATCATCAAAACCATATTTCTTTCAACTATAAGGGCATTTGTTTATCTGACCCGGAACAGATCAGGTACAGATACAGGCTAAAAGGGTACCAGGAGCAATGGTCTGAACCAACAGAACAGTCTTTTGCTTCATTTGATGGGCTGGCACCCGGGACGTACACATTTCAGCTCATGGCCCAGAACAACGATGGGTACTGGACCTCCAATCCCCTGAACTATACTTTCTCTATCACTCCGCCAATCTGGAAGCGGGAGTGGTTTATTGCTGTTTTACTTCTGGTAGTTGGCAGCACCGCCGTAAGTGTAGCCCGTTTGCGGGAAAAGAGCCTGGTGAAGATGAACGCCGTACTAGAGCTTAAAGTAAAACATCGCACCAAGCAGCTTGAAGAGAAAAATTTTGAAAAAGAGATTCTCCTGAAGGAGATACACCACCGGGTTAAAAACAACTTACAGATTGTCATCAGTATGCTAAATCTCCAGGCCCGGCAGCTAAAAGATGATTTTACGCTGGATGTAATGCGGGCACTGCGTAACAGGGTTCGTTCCATGGCGCTCTTGCACGAGCGCCTTTATCAGCACCAGGACCTCTCCAGCATAGACCTCGATGATTATATAAGAGGTATATGCGAAAGCCTGTATGCTTCCTATGGCACCTCCACCAAACAAATAGCGCTGGAGCTACATGTACCCAACATAAAAGTTGATATAGATTCGGCCATAACACTTGGTCTTATCGTAAACGAGCTCATATCAAATACCCTGAAATACGCTTTTCAGGGTAGTACAGGTATACTTCGGATTGAACTTCGCCACCAGTATAATCAAAGTTATATACTATCTGTGTGTGATAATGGCAAAGGCTTGCCTTTCGATTTTGAAACACGCAAAGAGAACTCTTTCGGTGTACAACTAATATCATCTTTGGCCAAAAAGCTTAATGGCTCCGTTACATTCAGCAGCAACCATGGCACAAGTTCAATTCTTTATTTCGATCTATCATCATAATTTATATTTATACGTATTAACCTAATGCTATGACAAAACCAAAGATCCTTATTTCAGAAGATGAGGTCATAATCGCAGAGGATATTGCTGCGTGCCTGGAAGAGCTAGGTTATGAGACATGTGCAATAGACTCAGGCGAAGACACCCTTAATATGATTCGGGAAACACAACCCGATCTTGTTCTTCTTGACATTAATCTGCGCGGTAATGCAGACGGTGTAACCCTTGGCTCCCAAATAAAAGAGGAG contains these protein-coding regions:
- a CDS encoding two-component regulator propeller domain-containing protein; the encoded protein is MRFTLTILLLYPLLLFAQQYNFRNWSLEEGLPQSQVNTIIQDHKGQLWIGTRGGLSRFDGTAFFTFTKRDGLTGANIYTLFEDSKKNIWVGTDMGLSVFNGTSFITYTSNSGAALTGIRAITEDKLGKIILASDSGVFTFEDGSYRKLDDLPDQAYTSLLVSSNGALWAGSATQGLYRIDDNGLTHYHTGNSTLTSDNISCLIEKNKGTIWIGTLNGLLQHQLKKITPLKLPLAATPSVIQSFTKDLYGNIWIGLQSKGLLRYDGKRFNLVSTENGLLTNSILCLQADLEGNIWIGTNGHGMQQYRSPWFIHYPNGEAAKDSRIAALIKDEGQRLWLATENGQLAYFKNDHLQWLSDPKWPDDLTLYTLQAINTKTILACTNKGVWRIGGSFSKIYGKSTGLPTDDIYYCLSDTAGNLWFATADGVAIKSRHNLIRPQVNESTPLGKAYFVHIDRDNQIWIGAENGVFYFVDGKLEPHPALAGFDFREVTAITEAKDGTLFFGGFNYGLIAFNNNWHSPRLITKKDGLPNEGITGLYVDRSDNLWIGTSRSVAKMPLNLLSPKDQLTIYTYNSKDGFTGLEVGHNAIMQTADGNLWFGTSKGLTQFMPDKERHNKVQPFCQLNSIKLFMQDTDWPKMGYKTDSTTGLPVNLRLAHHQNHISFNYKGICLSDPEQIRYRYRLKGYQEQWSEPTEQSFASFDGLAPGTYTFQLMAQNNDGYWTSNPLNYTFSITPPIWKREWFIAVLLLVVGSTAVSVARLREKSLVKMNAVLELKVKHRTKQLEEKNFEKEILLKEIHHRVKNNLQIVISMLNLQARQLKDDFTLDVMRALRNRVRSMALLHERLYQHQDLSSIDLDDYIRGICESLYASYGTSTKQIALELHVPNIKVDIDSAITLGLIVNELISNTLKYAFQGSTGILRIELRHQYNQSYILSVCDNGKGLPFDFETRKENSFGVQLISSLAKKLNGSVTFSSNHGTSSILYFDLSS